From Solibaculum mannosilyticum:
AGGAATTCCGCAAGAAGATTATCGGCGACGAAGAGGTCATCACCTGCCGTCCCGCCGACAAGCTCCAGCCTGAGCTGGACAAGCTGCGCGAGGAATGCAGCCAGTGGATCGAGCAGGAAGAGGACGTGCTGTCTTATGCCCAGTTCGGCCAGGTTGCAATCAAATTCTTTGAGCAGCGCCGCAACAAAAAGTATGGCATTGACGGCCATGTTGATATGGAGAAAAAAGTTCATCCCGTGTAAAAAGGGTTGCGGGAAGAGCGCCTGGACAGTGGATGTTGTTTCACTTGTCCGGGGATGATGCAAAAGAAGTGGGCCGCCGCCTGGTTGATCAGGATAGGGCGGCCTTTTCTTTGGCTTTATGAGATGTGCATAACCAGTGGTGACGGCCGGATGGGGGATTTGGTTGACAGACGGTCTGGAACCCTGTAAAATAAACGGTAGAAACTAGAAGGAACGGTAGGTCGAAGCTTATGATTCGCAGCATGACCGGTTATGGCCGTGCCCAGGAGGTTTTGGACGGTTTGGATATTACGGTGGAGATCAAGTCGGTCAACCACCGTTATTTTGAGTTTTCCGCCCGGACCCCTCGCGCTTACGGTTTTTTGGATGAAAAGATCAAATCCTATTTGCAGTCCCGGGTCAACCGGGGCAAGGTGGACGTGTATGTGGCGGTGGAATCGCTGGATACGGTGGAAGCCCAGGTGGACATCAACGACACCCTTGCGGCGGGATATGTCAAAGCTCTGCGGGAGCTGTCCCAACGGTACCAGCTGCCCGACGACGTGACGGTGTCCACCATCGCCGGGTATCACGATATCTTTACCGTGCGCAAAACGCCGGAGAATGAAGAACGCATTTGGGCGGCCGTCAGCCAGGTTCTCAGCAAGGCCGCCGATGATTTTATCGCCATGAGGGAGGTCGAAGGGGCCCGTATGGCGGAGGACGTCCGCGCCCGCGGGGCCGATATCCTGGAGAAGGTGGCCTTTGTGGAGCAGCGTTCGCCTGAAACGGTGGCGGCTTACCGCGCCAAATTGGAGGCCCGTCTCAAAGAGGTGTTGGCCGATAAAACCTTGGACGAACGCATGATCCTAAACGAAGCGGCTATTTTTGCCGATAAGACCGCCGTGGCGGAGGAGACCATCCGCCTGCGCAGCCACATCAGCCAGCTTTACTCCATGCTGGAAGGCGGCAGCCCCATTGGCCGCAAGCTGGATTTCTTGGTGCAGGAGATCAACCGGGAGACCAATACCATCGGCTCCAAGGCCCAGGATGTGGAGATTGCCCGAGTGGTGGTGGACGTCAAGGCAGAGATTGAGAAGATCCGCGAACAGATTCAAAACATTGAATAGACCGTACACAGTTGTTACGGGAGGGATTTTTGCATGAAACTCATTAACATTGGATTTGGCAATATGGTGTCGGCAAGCCGTCTGGTGGCCATCGTCAGCCCGGAATCGGCGCCCATCAAGCGCATCATGCAGGACGCCCGTGATCGCGGCGCCCTCATCGACGCCACCTACGGCCGCCGCACTCGCGCCGTCATCATAACCGACAGCGACCATGTGATTCTGTCGGCCGTGCAGCCTGAGACAGTGGCCAACCGCTTAAACGACCACGAGGATGACGAGGAGTTGGAAGAGGATGAATAAGGGACTAGTCGTGATCCTGTCCGGCCCGTCCGGGTCGGGAAAAGGATCGGTGGTAGGCCGCATGATGGAGATGGAGGAGAGCATCCGTCTCTCGGTTTCGGCTACCACAAGAGGGCCCCGGGAGGGGGAAATTGCCGGGGTGCATTATCACTATATGACCAAGCCCCAGTTTGAAGAGCTCATTGAGCAGGACGGCGTACTGGAATACGCCCGTTACTGCGACAATTACTATGGGACACCGGCTGCGCCTGTCCGCCAATGGAGGGAGGAAGGCCGGGACGTGCTTCTGGAAATCGAGGTGCAAGGTGCCCACCAAGTCAAGACGAAGATTCCGGAGGCCATCACGATTTTCATCATGCCCCCCAGCATGGAGGTGCTGAAAAAACGTCTGGTAGGCCGCAATACGGAGCCGGAAGAAGTGGTGCAAAAGCGGCTTCAGACGGCTGTGGATGAGATGAAGCAGGCCGATCAGTACGACTATATTGTGGTAAACGACGATCTGGACGATGCGGCCCGGGATGTACTGGCTATTTTGTCGGCGGAAAAAGCCCGCGCTGTCCATATGACTCAATTTGTGCAGGAGGTACTTAACGATGCTGAAAACGGGAATTGCTGATTTAAAAACCGATGAAAGCTATTACGCCTTGGTGATGGCCATCGCCAAAAGAGCCCGCAATATTGCGGAAAAGGCGGAACGGGAAGAAATCCCGTTGACCGAGAAGCCCGTCAGCCTGGCGCTGGAGGAATTGAGAGAAGGGCACCTTCTCATCACCCATCCCCAGCATGAGGACGACGAGGATTCTATGCAATGACCCTGTCTACTCCCGCAGCATCCATTGCCAATGTGGCGGTGGAGGGGACGGCCTTTCATTTTGACAAGCTGTACGGCTATCGAATCCCCGTGGAATTGATGGGGCAGGTGCAGCCGGGATGCCGGGTGGTAGTGCCTTTTGGAATGGGCAATCGCAAACGGCAGGGTTTGGTGATGTCCCTAGGCGAGACGGCCGACGTGGAAAAAATCAAGCCGCTGCATTCACTGCTGGATGAAAAACCGGTTCTATCGCAGGAACTGCTCCAGTTGGCCGCTTGGCTCAAGCAAAAGACCTATTGTACCACGTTTGAATCGGCCAAGGCTATGCTGCCGGCCGGTATTAATGTCAATCTCTCGGTGAGCTATTGTGCTGCCCCGGACGTCGATCCGGAAAAACTGGAAACCCTCAGTGACGATGGAAAAAGGCTGGTGGAAATGCTCAGGCGCAGCCGCGCCATGGTAACCCGCAGCCGTCTGCTCAAAGTGATGGGCCTGGATGAAAAGAGCCGTCTGCCGGATGAACTGGCCGAACAAGGCGTCATTATGCGCAGCGACAGCGCCGTGCGCCGGGTAGGGGATCTGACGGTACGTATGGCCCGGCTATGTGATCCTCAATCGGCGGAGGAACTGCTCAGTGGATCGGATTTGACGCCCAAGCAAAAAAATGTGGTGCGTTTTTTGCAGGAGGCTGGTACGGCATCCATCAAAGAGATTGGGTATTTTGCCTTCTGTGGCCCGGGCGTGGTGACGGCGTTGGAACGCAAAGGAGTGGTTTTGTGCTACCAGCATCAGGTATACCGCAATCCCTTCCGGGATCAGGTACAGGGACCGGCATCGCCCATCCAGCTCACACAATCGCAACAAGACGTCTTTGACCGCCTACTGGCGCAGATTCGCGCAGGGGGCGGTGTTTCCTTATTGCATGGAATTACCGGCAGTGGCAAGACGCAGGTGTTCCTGCGTTTGGCCCAAGAGGTGGTGGAGAGCGGACGTTCGGTCATCGTTATGGTGCCGGAGATTTCCCTCACGCCTCAGACCATGCAGCTTTTTTATACCCGATTTGGCAGCCGTGTAGCCGTGATCCACAGCGGCCTTTCCCTGGGGGAACGGTTGGATGAATGGAAGCGCATCAAAAATGGGGAAGCACCTGTTATAGTGGGCACTCGTTCGGCGGTATTCGCCCCTTGTGAGAACATCGGCCTTATCATCATGGATGAAGAACAGGAATCCAGCTATAAGTCGGAGGCGGCTCCCCGGTTCCACGCAAAAGACGTAGCAAAGTTCCGGGCAAAATGGCACAAGGCGCAGCTGCTTTTGTGTTCGGCTACACCGTCCCTCACGAGCTACTATGCCGCGAAACAGGGACGGTATTCCCTCCATCAGCTCAAGGAGCGGTATGGCGACGCCGTACTTCCCAAGGTGGAGATCGTAGATATGCGGGGAGAGTCTCCTGGAAGCGGTTCCATCAGCGAAGCGCTCAGGGAAGCGCTGGAACAAAATTTAGAGGCGGGCAATCAGTCGATTTTACTGCTCAATCGGCGTGGATACAATACCTTTGCCTCTTGTCTGAGCTGCGGTGAGGTCATCTCTTGTCCTTATTGCAGCATCTCCATGACCTATCACGCCGCCAACGGCCGGTTGATGTGCCATTACTGCGGCCATTCCCAGGAGGTGCCGTCGGTGTGTCCCCACTGTGGGGAAGGACACATCCAGTATACAGGCTTTGGCACCCAAAGAGTGGAACAGGAACTACAGGAATTGCTTCCCAGCGCCCGCATCGTCCGCATGGATACCGATACGACCATGTCCCACTTGTCCCACGAGAGCAAGCTCAAGGCATTTGCCCAAGGGCAGTATGACATCATGATCGGGACACAGATGGTGGCCAAGGGTTTGGATTTTGAAAAAGTGACGCTGGTCGGAGTGATTTTAGCCGACCAGCCGTTATATAATGATGATTATAGGAGTTATGAACGCACTTTTGCGTTGCTGACCCAGGTAGTGGGCCGGGCGGGACGCAGGGGGACAAAGGGTAGGGCTATCATCCAGACCTATATCCCGGATCATCCCATCCTCCATTTGGCCGCGGCTCAGGACTACGAAGCTTTCTACGAAACGGAGATCGCCACAAGAAAAATGATGCTGTACCCGCCCTTTTGTGATATCTGTATGGTGGGTTTCCTGGGGATCAAAGAGCAGAAGGTGGCCGACAGCGCCCATTATTTTTTACAGCGTTTTGCCGATGCCGCATCCCGGGATTACAGTGATTTACCTCTTCAGGTATTGGGTCCGGCTCCAGCCAGTATCGCCCGGGTCAATGGGAAATACCGGTACCGGTTGATTGTCAAATGCAGGGACGGCCGGCGATTCCGGCAACTGATGGCGCTGCTTCTCACCGATTTCGGGAAAAAACGGGAGTATTCTGATGTTACAGCGTTTGCAGATATGAATCCAGAGGGAATACTATAACCAAACTTAGAAAGGGTTGATTGAGATGGCCATTCGGAATATCGTAAAAGAGGGCGATCCTGTTTTAAAAAAGGTATCCCGTCCGGTGGAAAAATTTGACGATCGTCTGCACGTTTTGTTGGACGACATGTACGAAACCATGAAGAAAGACGGTGTGGGACTGGCCGCCGTACAGGTGGGTGTACTGCGCCGTGTCGTGGTAATCGATATCGGAGAGGGAAGGATTGAACTCATCAATCCGGAGATCATCGCCCAGGAAGGCGAACAGCAGGATGTGGAAGGATGCTTGTCCTGTCCTGGAAAGTACGGCGTTACCTCCCGGCCCATGCAGGTGACGGTCAAGGCCCAAGACCGCAACGGGGAGTATTTTACCATCACCGGCAGGGAATTGCTGGCCAGGGCTTTTTGCCATGAGATCGATCATTTGGACGGCAAACTCTTTTACAGCCATGTGCTCTATATGCTGGACGACGAAAAATAAGAATGGATGATGCAATATGAACATCGTTTTTATGGGGACGCCGGATTTTGCCGTACCGTGCCTGCAAGCGCTGCTTGACGCAGGGCATACGGTCAGCGGCGTCGTGACTCAGCCCGACAAACCGAAAGGACGTAAGTATGTCCTGACACCGCCGCCGGTAAAGGTGTTGGCTCAGAAGAATGGGATACCGGTTTACCAGCCCGTTTCCCTGAAGCAAGAAGATTCATGGGAACCCATCAAAGCCTGGAACCCGGATCTCATCGCCGTGGTGGCCTACGGTAAAATTTTACCCAAAACCATTCTGGATTTGCCCCGCTATGGATGTGTCAATGTCCATGCCTCCTTATTGCCTCGGCATCGCGGGGCGGCGCCCATCCAGTGGAGCATCCTCATGGGGGACAAAGAGACCGGCGTCACCACCATGCAAATGGCCGAGGGTTTAGATACCGGCGATATGCTCCTCAAATGCAGCACACCCATCGATCCACAGGAGACGTCAGGACAACTTCACGACCGTTTGATGACGATGGGAGCCAAGCTGTTGGTAGACACCATGGAACACATTCAGAAGGGGGATATTACCCCTCAAAAACAGGATGACAGTCTTTCGACCTATGCCTCTATGCTCAGCAAATCCATGTGCCCCATCGACTGGACAAAGAGCGCCGAGCAGGTGCACAATCAGATCCGGGGACTATCGCCCTGGCCCACCGCCACCACCTTGCTGGAGGGAAAAACCCTGAAGGTTCACTCCTCTGTGGTGGACGGAACCTGCAAAGGGCAGCCTGGAGAGATCGCGGCAGTGAAGCCTCTGACGGTGGCATGCGGCGACGGTAAGGGGCTCAGGATCTTGGAAGTGCAGTACGAGGGTGGAAAACGCATGCTCATCGATGCATTTTTACGGGGCCATCCGGTCAAAATAGGGATGGTACTGGGCAAATAAAGCCTGGGAAAAACCTGATGCAGCGACGTTGAAAGGGGAACCTTCATGCCATATTTCTACATTGATCCCTATTATATTATTTTGGTCATTCCGGCCATCCTCCTGTCTTTATTGGCACAGGTGAGGGTCAAAACCACGTTTCACAAATACAGTCAGGTGGGAAACTATCGAGGCTTGACCGGTGCACAGGCCGCCTCCCGCATCCTGCAGGACAACGGCATCACCAATGTAGCGGTGGAACGTGTGGGAGGCAATCTCACCGACCACTTTGATCCCAAGGCTATGGTGATCCGGTTGTCGGACAGCGTCTATAACAGTTCGTCCATCGCCGCCGTAGGCGTGGCCGCCCACGAGGCTGGGCATGCAGTGCAGCATGCCGTGGGTTATGCGCCCATCCGCATCCGGAACGCCATTGTACCGGTGGTCAACTTTGGTTCGGCGCTGTCTTGGCCATTGGTGCTGTTTGGAATCCTTTTTTCCTATTCTTTCCTGATCAATATCGGTATTATCCTTTTTTGCGCCACATTGGTGTTTCAGATCATCACGTTGCCTGTGGAATTCAATGCAAGCAGCCGGGCCATGGCTATTTTGGGAAGCTCGGGAATGCTTTCCGACCAGGAGCTCAAAGGCGCCCGCAGCGTTTTGACAGCGGCGGCCATGACCTATGTGGCGGCAGTTATCGTCAGTATTGCCCATCTGCTCAGGCTTTTGCTGCTTACGAGGGGGCGTCGCGGTGACTGAACAAAAGGCAAATCCCCGCAAACTGGCGGTGGAAGCTCTGATCAAATTGGAGGAACAGGAGGGGTACAGCAACCTCATCCTGGACTCCATGCTGCAAAAATCCAAGATGGATCCCCGGGATGCCGCCCTGTTTTCCACCTTGTTTTACGGCGTCCTGGAGCGGAAAATCACCTTGGATTACATAATTACAAAACATTCCAGTAAACCCATCCGGAAATTATCCCCTCAGGTTCTCAATATTTTGCGCACCGCTATTTATCAAATCCGATATTTGGAACGCATCCCGGATTCAGCGGCCGTGGATCAGGCCGTCCGGCTGACACGTAAATTCAGGCAGACGTCGGCCAGCGGTTTTGTCAATGCTGTCCTGCGCGCTGTCCTGCGTCAGGGGAATGTAGTGTGGCCTGACGAGAAAAAAGAACCTGTCCGGAATCTCTCGGTGCGGTATTCCGTGCCGGAGGAAATCGTAAAGCTGTGGCGAAAAAGCTATGGGCAAGAGGAAACCATTTCGATGCTGGAAGCCTTTCAGCAGCCCCGTCCCATCTATGTGCGGGCCAACACCACCAGGGTGACGGCTGGACAATTGGCGGAACGGCTTAAAAAGGACGGCGTCGAGGCAAGGGAATTGCCGTTGGTTCCTGGGGCGGTGGAGCTTCAGGGAGGCGGCAGTGTGGAACAGATGTCAACGTTCCAGGAGGGGCTTTTCCACGTGCAGGATCTGGCGTCCCAGCTGTGCTGTATGGCAGTGGATCCTCAGAAAGAGGAGCTAGTGGCGGATGTGTGCGCCGCCCCTGGGGGAAAATCTTTCACCTTGGCGGAGAGGATGGGAGAGGGCGTCGTGTATGCCTTTGACCTCCACGATCACCGGGTAAAACTGATGAAACAAGGGGCTACGAGACTGGGACTCACCGGCGTAAAAGCGGCGGTGCGGGATGCAAACGCCCCGGATCAAACGGGGATTTTGGCCGACCGGGTGTTGTGCGATGTGCCTTGTTCCGGACTGGGCGTCATCGGCCGGAAGCCGGAGATCCGGTACAAATCCTTGAAATTCCTTGAAAATCTACCCGATTTGCAATATAATATTCTAAGTTTTTCCTCTCAGATGGTTAAACCTGGAGGAAAATTGGTATACTCTACATGTACCTTGTATCCTGCTGAGAATGAGCAGGTAGTGGAACGGTTCTTACAGGAGCACGATACATTCCAATTAGAGCCGGTGAAGTTGCCTTCGTCCGTGTTACGAGAGCAGGATGTCGGAAAAGGGATGGTCACTTTATTGCCCCATCGTTCGGGCGGTGACGGTTTTTTTGTAGCGTGCTTTGTGAAAAAAACTCATGGAGGAGTCCATGCAAAAGATTGACATCACGGCGTTGACCGATGAACAATTGAAAGGCGTCATGGCCGATTTGGGTCAGCCGGCCTTCCGGGCAAAACAAGTGAAGGCGTGGCTGCAGAAGGGGGTCAACTCCTTTGACGAGATGACAAACCTGCCCAAAGCCATGCGGGAACGATTGGTCAATGATTATGATATTCCGTCGGTGAACATCCGGCAAAAATGGACGTCCCAGCAGGATGAAACGGTTAAATATCTGTTTGAGCTGGGGGACGGCCAGTTAATTGAAGCGGTGTTTATGGTGTACCACTACGGATGTTCCTTGTGCATCTCCACGCAGGCGGGATGTAAAATGGGATGCGCCTTTTGCGCCACTGGTTTGGGCGGTTATCGGCGCAATCTGAAAAGCTATGAGATGCTGGGAGAAATCCACGCCGCTCAGAGAGATACCGGCAAACGCATCTCCCATGTGGTGCTCATGGGCATGGGGGAGCCGCTGGATAATTACGATGAGGTGCTGGACTTTCTCAAAAAGGTGTCGTCACCCGACGGCTTAAACATCGGGATGCGGCATATTTCCCTCTCCACCTGCGGCCTGGTGGATCAAATCGACCGCCTGCGGGAGAAAAAGTTACAGCTTACCTTATCGGTATCCCTCCACGCACCCAACGATACCATCCGGGATGAGCTGATGCCCATCAACCACAAGTGGAAGGTGGATGAATTGCTGCGGTCCTGCCGGCAGTACATCGATGCAACCGGCCGGCGTATCTCCTTTGAATACGCCATGATAAACGGCGTCAACGACAGCGATGCATGCGCTTTGGAGCTTGCCAAAAAGCTCAAAGGGATGCTTTGCCATATCAACCTCATTCCAGCCAACGAAGTGCGGGAAAACGATTACCGGCGCAGCAGCCGGCAGCGTTTGGAACGTTTTGCTGAGATTTTGACACAAGCGGGGCTGAATGTCACCGTCCGGCGGAGCCTGGGCGGCGACATCGACGCATCCTGCGGCCAGCTTCGCGGCCGCTGTGTGTGAAAGGAGGAGAAGCCTTGCAGATTTTTATGAAGAGTGATGTCGGTCTGATGCGTCACACAAACCAAGACGATTGTGCAGTAGGATATCTGCCAAACGGTGCTTGGGCTGTGGTATGCGACGGAATGGGCGGCGTTCAGGGCGGTAATGTAGCCAGTGCCCTGGCAGTGGATCTCATTAGTAGTCAGATTGCGTCCTCTTATCGCCCTGGGATGGGGGGAAAATCCATCCGCAACATGCTGGAGGTGGCTTTTGACGCCGCCAATATGAGCATCTTTGAAACATCCTGCGACATCGACGGACTGCGCGGTATGGGGACCACTGCTACCGTAGTGGTGGTAGAAGGCGATACCGCCTATATCGCCCATGCAGGCGACAGCCGGGCCTACTTAATCTCAAAGGATGCCATTTCCCAAGTCACGAGGGATCATTCCATTGTCCAGGAAATGGTGGAGGCCGGTGAACTGACCCAAAGTCAAGCCCGTACCCATCCCAACAAGCATATGATCACCCGCGCGCTGGGGGTCGTTCATGAGGTGGAGATGGATTACTGTGAAGTATCCGTCCAGGACGGCGATGTGCTGATCCTCTGTACCGACGGTCTTTCCAATTATCTGGAGGCCGATGAGATATTACAAGCGGAACGAAAGGGTCTGGCCGACCTTTGCGACCGACTTGTGAGGGAAGCAAATAACCGAGGCGGCAGCGACAATATTACCGTCGCAGTGCTGGCTCTGGCATCATTGCAGGAGTGATTGGTTTGGATAAATACATTGGAAAACGGCTGGATGGCCGTTACGAGATCCTAGAGACCGTCGGTGTCGGCGGTATGGCGGTGGTATACAAGGCCCATGACCTGATGGATGACCGTATTGTAGCCATTAAGGTGCTCAAAAGCGAATATGTGGGCAATGAGGAGTTCCGCCGCCGTTTTAAGAACGAGTGTAAAGCCATTGCGGTGCTGGACCATCCCAACATCATCAAGGTGTACGATGTGAGCTTCGGCGACCGCATCGAGTACATTGTCATGGAGTACATCGACGGCATCACCCTCAAGGAATACATCGAGCAGCAGAAGGTGATCCAGTGGAAAGATGCGGTGCATTTCACCGTTCAGATCCTGAGAGCTCTTCAGCACGCCCACGATAAAGGGATTATCCACCGGGACATTAAGCCCCAGAACATCATGCTGCTGGCCGACGGCACCATCAAGGTGACCGATTTTGGCATCGCCCGGTTTTCCCGCAACACCTCCCATACGTTCAACAGCGAACAGGCCATTGGATCGGTGCATTACATCAGTCCTGAACAGGCCAGCGGCGAAATCACCGATGAAAAGACCGATTTGTATTCTGTAGGCGTCATGCTCTACGAGATGCTGACCGGACGCCTCCCCTTTGAAGCGGACAGCGCCGTATCGGTGGCCATCATGCAGATGCAGTCCACCCCCAAGATGCCCCGGGAAATCAATCCTGACATCCCTGAAGGTCTGGAACAAATCACCATGCGGGCTATGCAGAAGAATCCGGCCCAGCGGTATCAGTCAGCAGCTGAGATGCTCAAGGATATTGACGAGTTCAAACGGGATCCCAGCATCCATTTTGCCTATAAATATTTTGTGGATGAGACTCCCACAAGGGTAGTTGATTCTATGAATAAGATTAAAGCTGCCGAGACATCAAAGCCAGAACCGGAACCAAAGAAAAAGAAATCCAATGCCATCCCCATGCTGGCAGGCATCGCTTTTGGCGTAGTACTGTTTATTGTGGCCTTTATCCTGCTGGTGGGATGGTGGACCGGCTGGTTCAACAGCAGTGAAAAATCTACCCTGGATATGCCGTCCCTTATCGGTATGACGATGGAAGAGGCCAAGAGTCAGTATCCGGACTTTGAGATTGTCCAGGAGACAACCCGTTATGACGATGCCCCCAAGGATGAGATTGTGGAACAGACGCCGTCTGAAGGCACTAACGTTCCCAAGCATCAGCAGGTCAAAGTCATCATCAGCCTGGGCCCCAAGGGGGATGAGATGCCGGATCTGGCAGGCAAGGAGTTGGCGGAGGCAAAATCCATTCTCAATAAGATGAACGTGCAATACGATATCCAGGAGCGCAAAGACGACGAGACTGCCAAGGGCAGTATCATTTCCACGCAGCCGACTGCCGGCAGTAGCATCACCAAAGATACCTTGGTGACCTTGTATGTCAGCTTGGGGCCGGATACCACCACTGTGACGGTGCCTCCAGTCAAGGGCCTCTCGGAGGAAGATGCAAAACGAGTGCTGGAGAAGAAGGGCCTTAAGATCAGCCAATCTGAGACACAAAGCAGTGACCGTCCGAAAGGGGAGGTACTGGATAGTTCTCCCAAGGAAGGCGAAGAAGTGGCCGAAGGCAGTACGGTAAAACTGTATATCAGCTCCGGTAAAAAAGCAGAAAATAAGGTGGACATCAGCGTAGGATTGCCCAATACCAGTACG
This genomic window contains:
- the gmk gene encoding guanylate kinase is translated as MNKGLVVILSGPSGSGKGSVVGRMMEMEESIRLSVSATTRGPREGEIAGVHYHYMTKPQFEELIEQDGVLEYARYCDNYYGTPAAPVRQWREEGRDVLLEIEVQGAHQVKTKIPEAITIFIMPPSMEVLKKRLVGRNTEPEEVVQKRLQTAVDEMKQADQYDYIVVNDDLDDAARDVLAILSAEKARAVHMTQFVQEVLNDAENGNC
- a CDS encoding zinc metallopeptidase, with protein sequence MPYFYIDPYYIILVIPAILLSLLAQVRVKTTFHKYSQVGNYRGLTGAQAASRILQDNGITNVAVERVGGNLTDHFDPKAMVIRLSDSVYNSSSIAAVGVAAHEAGHAVQHAVGYAPIRIRNAIVPVVNFGSALSWPLVLFGILFSYSFLINIGIILFCATLVFQIITLPVEFNASSRAMAILGSSGMLSDQELKGARSVLTAAAMTYVAAVIVSIAHLLRLLLLTRGRRGD
- the rpoZ gene encoding DNA-directed RNA polymerase subunit omega; its protein translation is MLKTGIADLKTDESYYALVMAIAKRARNIAEKAEREEIPLTEKPVSLALEELREGHLLITHPQHEDDEDSMQ
- the def gene encoding peptide deformylase — its product is MAIRNIVKEGDPVLKKVSRPVEKFDDRLHVLLDDMYETMKKDGVGLAAVQVGVLRRVVVIDIGEGRIELINPEIIAQEGEQQDVEGCLSCPGKYGVTSRPMQVTVKAQDRNGEYFTITGRELLARAFCHEIDHLDGKLFYSHVLYMLDDEK
- the fmt gene encoding methionyl-tRNA formyltransferase — encoded protein: MNIVFMGTPDFAVPCLQALLDAGHTVSGVVTQPDKPKGRKYVLTPPPVKVLAQKNGIPVYQPVSLKQEDSWEPIKAWNPDLIAVVAYGKILPKTILDLPRYGCVNVHASLLPRHRGAAPIQWSILMGDKETGVTTMQMAEGLDTGDMLLKCSTPIDPQETSGQLHDRLMTMGAKLLVDTMEHIQKGDITPQKQDDSLSTYASMLSKSMCPIDWTKSAEQVHNQIRGLSPWPTATTLLEGKTLKVHSSVVDGTCKGQPGEIAAVKPLTVACGDGKGLRILEVQYEGGKRMLIDAFLRGHPVKIGMVLGK
- the rsmB gene encoding 16S rRNA (cytosine(967)-C(5))-methyltransferase RsmB, whose amino-acid sequence is MTEQKANPRKLAVEALIKLEEQEGYSNLILDSMLQKSKMDPRDAALFSTLFYGVLERKITLDYIITKHSSKPIRKLSPQVLNILRTAIYQIRYLERIPDSAAVDQAVRLTRKFRQTSASGFVNAVLRAVLRQGNVVWPDEKKEPVRNLSVRYSVPEEIVKLWRKSYGQEETISMLEAFQQPRPIYVRANTTRVTAGQLAERLKKDGVEARELPLVPGAVELQGGGSVEQMSTFQEGLFHVQDLASQLCCMAVDPQKEELVADVCAAPGGKSFTLAERMGEGVVYAFDLHDHRVKLMKQGATRLGLTGVKAAVRDANAPDQTGILADRVLCDVPCSGLGVIGRKPEIRYKSLKFLENLPDLQYNILSFSSQMVKPGGKLVYSTCTLYPAENEQVVERFLQEHDTFQLEPVKLPSSVLREQDVGKGMVTLLPHRSGGDGFFVACFVKKTHGGVHAKD
- the priA gene encoding replication restart helicase PriA, which produces MTLSTPAASIANVAVEGTAFHFDKLYGYRIPVELMGQVQPGCRVVVPFGMGNRKRQGLVMSLGETADVEKIKPLHSLLDEKPVLSQELLQLAAWLKQKTYCTTFESAKAMLPAGINVNLSVSYCAAPDVDPEKLETLSDDGKRLVEMLRRSRAMVTRSRLLKVMGLDEKSRLPDELAEQGVIMRSDSAVRRVGDLTVRMARLCDPQSAEELLSGSDLTPKQKNVVRFLQEAGTASIKEIGYFAFCGPGVVTALERKGVVLCYQHQVYRNPFRDQVQGPASPIQLTQSQQDVFDRLLAQIRAGGGVSLLHGITGSGKTQVFLRLAQEVVESGRSVIVMVPEISLTPQTMQLFYTRFGSRVAVIHSGLSLGERLDEWKRIKNGEAPVIVGTRSAVFAPCENIGLIIMDEEQESSYKSEAAPRFHAKDVAKFRAKWHKAQLLLCSATPSLTSYYAAKQGRYSLHQLKERYGDAVLPKVEIVDMRGESPGSGSISEALREALEQNLEAGNQSILLLNRRGYNTFASCLSCGEVISCPYCSISMTYHAANGRLMCHYCGHSQEVPSVCPHCGEGHIQYTGFGTQRVEQELQELLPSARIVRMDTDTTMSHLSHESKLKAFAQGQYDIMIGTQMVAKGLDFEKVTLVGVILADQPLYNDDYRSYERTFALLTQVVGRAGRRGTKGRAIIQTYIPDHPILHLAAAQDYEAFYETEIATRKMMLYPPFCDICMVGFLGIKEQKVADSAHYFLQRFADAASRDYSDLPLQVLGPAPASIARVNGKYRYRLIVKCRDGRRFRQLMALLLTDFGKKREYSDVTAFADMNPEGIL
- the remA gene encoding extracellular matrix/biofilm regulator RemA — protein: MKLINIGFGNMVSASRLVAIVSPESAPIKRIMQDARDRGALIDATYGRRTRAVIITDSDHVILSAVQPETVANRLNDHEDDEELEEDE
- a CDS encoding Stp1/IreP family PP2C-type Ser/Thr phosphatase yields the protein MQIFMKSDVGLMRHTNQDDCAVGYLPNGAWAVVCDGMGGVQGGNVASALAVDLISSQIASSYRPGMGGKSIRNMLEVAFDAANMSIFETSCDIDGLRGMGTTATVVVVEGDTAYIAHAGDSRAYLISKDAISQVTRDHSIVQEMVEAGELTQSQARTHPNKHMITRALGVVHEVEMDYCEVSVQDGDVLILCTDGLSNYLEADEILQAERKGLADLCDRLVREANNRGGSDNITVAVLALASLQE
- the rlmN gene encoding 23S rRNA (adenine(2503)-C(2))-methyltransferase RlmN — encoded protein: MQKIDITALTDEQLKGVMADLGQPAFRAKQVKAWLQKGVNSFDEMTNLPKAMRERLVNDYDIPSVNIRQKWTSQQDETVKYLFELGDGQLIEAVFMVYHYGCSLCISTQAGCKMGCAFCATGLGGYRRNLKSYEMLGEIHAAQRDTGKRISHVVLMGMGEPLDNYDEVLDFLKKVSSPDGLNIGMRHISLSTCGLVDQIDRLREKKLQLTLSVSLHAPNDTIRDELMPINHKWKVDELLRSCRQYIDATGRRISFEYAMINGVNDSDACALELAKKLKGMLCHINLIPANEVRENDYRRSSRQRLERFAEILTQAGLNVTVRRSLGGDIDASCGQLRGRCV
- a CDS encoding YicC/YloC family endoribonuclease gives rise to the protein MIRSMTGYGRAQEVLDGLDITVEIKSVNHRYFEFSARTPRAYGFLDEKIKSYLQSRVNRGKVDVYVAVESLDTVEAQVDINDTLAAGYVKALRELSQRYQLPDDVTVSTIAGYHDIFTVRKTPENEERIWAAVSQVLSKAADDFIAMREVEGARMAEDVRARGADILEKVAFVEQRSPETVAAYRAKLEARLKEVLADKTLDERMILNEAAIFADKTAVAEETIRLRSHISQLYSMLEGGSPIGRKLDFLVQEINRETNTIGSKAQDVEIARVVVDVKAEIEKIREQIQNIE